Proteins encoded within one genomic window of Alteribacter populi:
- the mnhG gene encoding monovalent cation/H(+) antiporter subunit G, translating to MIEVVISIFLLLGAALTAIGSIGILRFPDVYGRLHAATKSATLGVISIMIGVFIYFLVVQGMFVGKFLLTILFVFLTAPVAGFMISKSAYNVGVELWDKSIQDDLGKDIKKYKQKGQNQ from the coding sequence TTGATCGAAGTAGTGATTAGTATTTTCCTCCTTCTCGGTGCAGCATTGACAGCGATCGGTTCCATTGGAATTCTAAGATTTCCTGATGTCTATGGACGCCTTCATGCAGCGACAAAAAGTGCGACTTTGGGAGTCATTAGTATCATGATTGGAGTGTTCATCTATTTTCTTGTCGTTCAAGGAATGTTTGTTGGGAAGTTCTTACTTACGATTCTCTTTGTCTTCCTAACCGCCCCCGTAGCTGGATTTATGATCTCTAAATCCGCTTATAATGTCGGCGTTGAGCTCTGGGATAAAAGTATTCAAGACGATTTAGGAAAAGATATCAAGAAGTATAAGCAAAAAGGACAAAACCAATAA
- a CDS encoding Na(+)/H(+) antiporter subunit F1: MVYTIANICLVLMAISISVLFIRVVIGPTLSDRVAALDTIGINLIGFIGIIMLIQNTLAYSEVILVIAILAFIGSIALAKFIEGGVVFDRSSD, encoded by the coding sequence ATGGTTTATACGATAGCTAACATTTGTCTCGTTTTAATGGCTATATCAATCTCTGTCTTGTTTATTAGAGTCGTAATTGGACCAACACTTTCAGACCGGGTTGCCGCCTTAGATACAATCGGAATTAACCTCATTGGATTCATTGGCATTATCATGCTCATCCAAAATACGCTTGCGTATTCTGAAGTTATTCTCGTGATCGCGATTTTGGCATTCATCGGCTCCATCGCCTTGGCCAAATTTATTGAAGGAGGTGTCGTCTTTGATCGAAGTAGTGATTAG
- a CDS encoding Na+/H+ antiporter subunit E, with protein sequence MAFQILINVALAFIWMLLRNETSLVEFGIGYIVGLLILFFLRRFLQFRFYFTRVIATVKLILLFIYKLILSNIDVVRIILSPKLDVEPGIIAVPTKLKTDWEVTLLATLISLTPGTLSMNFSPDGRTIYVHSIHVPDKEKAIEEIHSSFEKAIMEVTH encoded by the coding sequence ATGGCTTTTCAAATACTGATTAATGTTGCACTTGCGTTTATTTGGATGCTCTTAAGAAATGAAACCTCGCTCGTGGAATTCGGAATAGGATATATTGTCGGGCTGTTAATCTTATTTTTCTTAAGACGCTTTCTACAGTTCAGATTTTATTTCACACGCGTCATAGCCACTGTGAAATTAATCTTACTGTTCATCTACAAATTGATTTTGTCAAATATCGATGTTGTTCGAATTATCTTAAGCCCGAAATTAGATGTCGAACCGGGAATCATAGCGGTTCCAACAAAGCTTAAAACTGATTGGGAAGTAACATTACTAGCTACATTAATCTCCCTTACACCAGGTACACTTTCAATGAATTTCTCCCCGGATGGGAGAACGATTTATGTTCACTCGATCCATGTTCCGGACAAAGAGAAAGCCATTGAAGAGATTCATTCATCGTTTGAAAAAGCAATCATGGAGGTGACCCACTAA
- a CDS encoding Na+/H+ antiporter subunit D produces the protein MNNLLLVPILLPFIVGTILIFFKAYPRVQRWISALTTLVMLVVSFYITYIIYTDGIQTIELSGWVPPFGIVLVGDLFSSLMVILSSIVGVVCLFFAFQTISQEREKFYFYPLYLFLLTGVHGAFLTGDLFNLFVFFEVMLIASYVLIVHGGTKYQLRESFKYVVINVFASMFFIVGIAYIYGITGTLNMADIAVKVAELEQTGVLNAIAILFLIVFGMKGALFPLYFWLPNSYYGPPSAIAALFGGLLTKVGIYAIIRTFTLIFVHDPGFTHNIILFLAGGTMFFGVLGAVSQFDFKRILSYHIISQVGYMALGLGLFTPLALAGAIYYIAHHIIVKAALFLFCGATEKITGTTDLKKMSGLLKSYPALGWLFLVSAISLAGIPPLSGFFSKFALILSGIQEERYFIIFISLIVGLLTLFSMMKIFIYVFWGEETLKGEEKKKPILPLLLPILPLVALTVILGIAAEPIFSFSMEVAEQLLDPSIYINSVLKE, from the coding sequence ATGAATAATTTATTACTTGTTCCAATTCTACTTCCATTCATCGTAGGTACCATACTCATCTTTTTTAAAGCGTACCCACGAGTACAACGTTGGATCAGTGCTTTAACTACTCTGGTAATGCTCGTTGTTTCCTTTTATATCACTTACATCATCTATACCGACGGCATTCAAACAATTGAATTAAGCGGCTGGGTTCCTCCGTTTGGTATCGTACTTGTTGGGGACCTTTTTTCAAGTCTGATGGTCATTTTATCAAGTATTGTCGGCGTTGTTTGTTTATTCTTCGCCTTTCAAACTATCAGTCAAGAACGAGAAAAGTTTTACTTCTATCCTCTTTACTTGTTTCTACTAACAGGGGTTCACGGAGCTTTTTTAACAGGTGACTTGTTTAACTTATTCGTATTCTTTGAAGTTATGTTAATCGCTTCTTATGTCCTTATTGTTCACGGAGGAACAAAGTACCAGCTTCGAGAATCGTTTAAATACGTTGTTATTAATGTGTTTGCTTCTATGTTCTTTATCGTAGGTATTGCTTATATTTACGGGATAACTGGCACACTGAATATGGCTGATATTGCTGTAAAAGTGGCTGAACTTGAACAAACCGGTGTATTAAATGCTATCGCCATCTTATTTTTAATCGTTTTTGGAATGAAAGGGGCACTTTTCCCTCTTTATTTCTGGTTACCAAATTCTTATTATGGACCACCGTCTGCCATTGCAGCACTTTTTGGTGGCCTCTTAACAAAAGTCGGCATTTATGCGATTATCCGGACGTTCACTCTAATCTTTGTGCATGACCCTGGTTTTACGCATAACATTATTTTATTTTTAGCTGGCGGAACAATGTTCTTTGGTGTTTTAGGAGCCGTTTCCCAGTTTGATTTCAAACGAATTCTCTCCTATCACATTATAAGTCAGGTAGGTTATATGGCTTTAGGTCTCGGGCTGTTTACACCACTTGCACTTGCTGGTGCGATTTATTATATCGCTCACCACATTATCGTAAAAGCAGCGCTATTCTTATTTTGCGGCGCGACAGAGAAAATTACCGGAACGACAGATTTAAAGAAAATGAGTGGATTGCTAAAATCGTATCCGGCTCTCGGCTGGCTTTTCTTAGTCTCAGCTATCTCATTAGCCGGTATTCCGCCATTAAGTGGATTTTTCAGTAAGTTTGCATTAATCCTTTCCGGGATTCAGGAAGAACGTTACTTTATTATCTTTATCAGCTTAATCGTAGGCCTACTCACCCTCTTTTCCATGATGAAAATCTTCATCTATGTGTTCTGGGGAGAAGAAACATTAAAAGGTGAAGAAAAGAAAAAACCGATTCTTCCACTTTTACTGCCAATTCTACCTTTAGTAGCATTGACAGTTATTCTGGGGATTGCAGCTGAACCGATCTTTTCATTCTCAATGGAGGTTGCTGAACAGTTATTAGACCCATCGATATATATAAATTCTGTTCTTAAGGAGTAG
- a CDS encoding Na(+)/H(+) antiporter subunit C, with product MEILMILLIGIIFSVSTYLILTNSLLRVILGIIMLSHGAHLLLLTLSGLKEGAPPLLGEDAGLYADPLPQALILTAIVISFGVTAFLLVLAYRTYKSHQTDKLDKLRGHADE from the coding sequence ATGGAAATCTTAATGATCCTTCTAATAGGCATCATCTTTTCTGTAAGCACCTATTTAATTCTTACCAATAGCTTATTGAGAGTTATTTTGGGCATCATCATGCTTTCCCATGGTGCTCATTTACTCCTCTTAACGCTGTCCGGTCTTAAAGAAGGGGCTCCTCCTTTATTAGGGGAAGACGCCGGACTTTATGCAGATCCCCTGCCACAAGCATTAATTTTAACGGCAATTGTCATTAGCTTTGGTGTGACTGCTTTCTTACTTGTGCTTGCGTACCGAACGTACAAATCACACCAGACAGATAAACTGGATAAATTGAGGGGTCATGCAGATGAATAA
- a CDS encoding Na(+)/H(+) antiporter subunit B translates to MKTNNVMLHTISRIVALIILSFSIYLFFAGHNNPGGGFIGGLMTASALLLLYLSFDLDRIKKVLPIDYEKFIAIGLLIGIATGINSMFFGDPFLTQYFEYYTVPILGEIELTTALPFDLGIYLVVVAVALLIILTIAGDEA, encoded by the coding sequence GTGAAGACAAACAATGTGATGCTCCATACTATATCACGAATCGTAGCCTTGATTATCCTTTCGTTTTCGATCTATTTGTTCTTTGCAGGACATAACAATCCAGGAGGAGGCTTCATCGGAGGTCTGATGACAGCATCTGCCCTCCTCCTCCTTTATTTAAGCTTCGACTTAGATCGAATTAAAAAAGTCCTCCCAATCGACTATGAAAAGTTTATTGCGATTGGACTTTTGATTGGTATTGCGACTGGTATTAACAGTATGTTTTTTGGTGATCCGTTTCTCACACAATACTTCGAATACTACACTGTACCAATATTGGGAGAAATCGAATTAACAACAGCACTACCATTTGATTTAGGAATATATCTCGTTGTAGTAGCTGTCGCATTACTTATTATACTGACGATTGCGGGGGATGAAGCATAA
- a CDS encoding Na+/H+ antiporter subunit A, which translates to MSLLHWLVLSPFILAIFIPFLYKWFRNIHTGWFILPLPIILFAYLIQFVTVGPGFEPVTHSVPWVPSLDINFTIHLDGLSLLFALLITGIGALVVLYSIFYIANKKDEPLNNFYVYLLMFMGAMLGVVLSDNLIVIYVFWELTSLASSLLIAYWFHKEKSRYGAQKSMLITVTGGFAMLAGFSLLYVITGTFSIQEIIAQSDVVINSPLLVPTVVLVLLGAFTKSAQFPFHIWLPDAMEAPTPVSAYLHSATMVKAGIYLVARLTPVFGGTSVWFWIISIAGIITLTWGSISAIRQKDLKGILAFSTVSQLGLIMSLLGLGSAALYFEVAEEGMVYTVAIMAAVFHLINHATFKGGLFMAVGIIDHETGTRDIRRLGGLMTIMPITFTISLIGLASMAGLPPFNGFLSKEMFFTGVLEASTLQIFQVENFGLLFPVLAWIASIFTFLYCLIMFFRTFLGKHQPEKLEKEAHEAPIGLLISPIILISMVVIIGLFPNILSYTIIEPVMNSILPGFEFAPNIYHWHGLNTELFMTIGVIVFGSLIFMNLNKWQETYFFLRERDPLNRVYDTGLEKLVTGSQAITDIQMTGLLRDYFVYMTIFMVGALTMTMFWFDAFTFSIDMNNVAPISPYIAILIALTAGVSLILPFIKHRITAIIVLGVVGFLIALLFVVFRAPDLALTQLLVETVMVVLLLLSFYHLPELKKEGFKPVFKWLNLVISISVGLIVSLIGLSTLALSNSAQFEGISEFFKENAYELAGGNNMVNVILVDFRALDTLLEVLVLGIAALGVVALIKLRLKGGEDV; encoded by the coding sequence TTGTCTTTATTGCATTGGCTTGTTTTATCACCATTTATATTAGCAATCTTTATTCCTTTTCTTTATAAATGGTTTCGGAACATACATACAGGGTGGTTTATCCTACCTTTACCGATCATTTTATTTGCATACTTGATCCAATTCGTAACGGTAGGTCCTGGATTCGAACCGGTTACTCACTCTGTCCCGTGGGTTCCGTCATTAGATATTAACTTCACCATTCACCTGGATGGATTGAGTCTCCTTTTTGCCTTGCTCATAACTGGAATTGGAGCATTAGTCGTTCTATACTCCATCTTCTATATTGCAAACAAAAAGGACGAACCTTTAAATAACTTCTATGTTTATTTGCTTATGTTTATGGGAGCTATGCTTGGTGTCGTTTTATCTGATAACCTAATTGTGATCTATGTTTTCTGGGAATTAACAAGTTTAGCTTCATCTTTGCTCATTGCCTATTGGTTCCATAAAGAAAAGTCTCGATACGGTGCACAGAAATCAATGTTGATTACAGTAACGGGCGGTTTTGCAATGCTCGCTGGTTTCTCACTGCTTTATGTAATAACAGGTACCTTTAGTATTCAAGAAATCATTGCGCAAAGTGATGTTGTCATTAACAGTCCATTGTTAGTCCCAACGGTTGTGCTTGTATTACTTGGAGCATTTACAAAGTCAGCACAATTTCCTTTTCATATCTGGTTACCAGATGCAATGGAAGCACCGACACCTGTCAGTGCGTACCTACACTCAGCAACAATGGTTAAAGCAGGAATCTACCTTGTTGCCAGACTTACACCCGTATTCGGTGGTACAAGTGTCTGGTTCTGGATTATTTCCATTGCAGGGATTATTACCTTGACCTGGGGTTCCATTTCCGCTATTAGACAAAAAGATTTAAAAGGGATATTAGCTTTTTCAACAGTCAGTCAGTTAGGGTTAATCATGTCATTACTTGGGCTTGGCTCAGCAGCTCTCTACTTTGAAGTTGCAGAAGAGGGGATGGTTTATACAGTAGCGATTATGGCAGCTGTTTTCCACCTTATTAATCACGCAACCTTTAAAGGCGGATTATTCATGGCTGTCGGTATCATCGACCACGAAACAGGGACAAGGGACATTAGGCGTCTCGGTGGCTTGATGACAATTATGCCAATAACATTTACGATCAGTTTAATTGGTTTAGCATCTATGGCCGGTTTACCGCCATTTAATGGTTTCTTAAGTAAAGAGATGTTTTTTACAGGTGTGTTAGAAGCATCCACACTTCAAATTTTCCAGGTTGAGAATTTCGGGTTACTTTTCCCGGTCTTAGCATGGATCGCAAGTATTTTTACGTTCTTGTACTGCCTGATTATGTTCTTTAGAACGTTCTTAGGGAAACACCAGCCTGAAAAATTGGAAAAAGAAGCTCACGAGGCACCAATTGGCTTGCTTATTTCTCCAATTATTCTCATCTCTATGGTTGTTATTATCGGGCTTTTCCCAAATATTTTATCTTATACAATCATTGAACCCGTCATGAATTCGATTTTACCTGGATTTGAATTCGCTCCTAACATTTATCACTGGCACGGTTTAAATACAGAACTTTTCATGACCATCGGTGTAATTGTATTTGGTTCTCTCATCTTTATGAACTTAAATAAGTGGCAAGAAACATACTTCTTCTTGCGCGAAAGAGATCCACTTAACCGAGTCTATGACACGGGGTTAGAGAAGCTGGTTACCGGTTCTCAAGCTATTACGGATATTCAAATGACAGGACTTTTGCGTGATTATTTCGTCTACATGACAATATTCATGGTAGGAGCTCTGACGATGACAATGTTTTGGTTTGATGCCTTTACATTTTCAATCGACATGAACAATGTAGCTCCAATCTCGCCTTATATTGCAATTTTAATTGCACTTACCGCAGGAGTTTCCTTAATCTTGCCATTTATTAAACACAGAATTACAGCCATAATCGTTCTCGGTGTTGTCGGCTTCTTAATTGCCTTGCTATTTGTTGTCTTCCGAGCACCTGACTTGGCTTTAACACAGCTCCTTGTAGAAACTGTAATGGTTGTTCTACTCCTGCTCAGCTTTTATCATCTTCCTGAGCTTAAAAAAGAGGGCTTCAAACCTGTATTTAAGTGGTTAAACCTCGTCATTTCAATCTCAGTAGGTTTAATCGTATCTCTCATTGGTTTAAGTACATTAGCTCTTTCAAATTCAGCTCAATTTGAAGGTATTTCTGAATTCTTTAAAGAAAATGCCTATGAACTTGCTGGCGGTAACAATATGGTTAACGTCATCCTTGTAGACTTCCGGGCACTTGATACACTCCTTGAAGTCCTCGTTCTTGGAATTGCTGCACTTGGAGTCGTTGCCTTAATTAAACTTAGACTCAAAGGAGGCGAAGACGTGTGA
- a CDS encoding sporulation histidine kinase inhibitor Sda: MRRHGAMRHLSDDLLLETYQKARELKLNDDFIFLISQELERRSIIDQLESTHKIHH, encoded by the coding sequence ATGAGGCGGCATGGGGCAATGCGACATCTCTCTGACGACCTTTTACTAGAAACCTACCAGAAAGCACGCGAACTGAAATTGAATGATGATTTTATTTTTCTCATTTCACAAGAACTGGAGCGCCGTTCAATCATTGATCAGCTAGAATCTACACATAAGATTCACCATTAA
- a CDS encoding YqeG family HAD IIIA-type phosphatase, producing the protein MLNQFVPDQYVPSIYDISIEELKERGIKGIITDLDNTLVEWDRPNATEELIEWFKKVKSYGIDIVVVSNNNEKRVKHFSDPHELTFIHSAKKPMTKAFNTACRLMKINKHEAVVIGDQLLTDILGGNRGSFHTILVVPVAKSDGVFTKFNRRMERVVFRWMERKGLIEWENEKKNAE; encoded by the coding sequence TTGTTAAATCAATTTGTACCTGACCAATACGTACCTTCAATTTACGATATTTCCATTGAGGAATTAAAAGAGCGAGGTATTAAAGGCATTATTACCGACCTTGACAACACTCTTGTGGAATGGGATCGTCCAAATGCAACGGAAGAGTTAATTGAATGGTTTAAAAAAGTAAAATCATATGGCATCGATATTGTCGTTGTCTCGAATAACAATGAGAAAAGGGTGAAACACTTTTCCGATCCCCATGAACTCACGTTCATTCATAGTGCAAAAAAACCGATGACGAAGGCATTTAACACGGCATGCAGGCTTATGAAAATTAACAAGCATGAAGCTGTAGTTATAGGTGACCAGTTATTAACGGATATTCTGGGGGGAAACCGAGGTAGCTTTCATACTATTCTCGTTGTACCTGTAGCCAAGTCTGATGGAGTATTTACAAAATTTAACCGAAGAATGGAACGAGTTGTGTTTAGGTGGATGGAACGAAAGGGGTTAATAGAATGGGAGAACGAGAAGAAGAACGCAGAATGA
- the yqeH gene encoding ribosome biogenesis GTPase YqeH, translating into MGEREEERRMMCAGCGISIQTTDKNALGYTPSQALERDVVICQRCFRLKHYNEVQDVPLNDDDFLKILNEIGSKDALIVKIVDIFDFHGSWLPGLHRFVNNSPVLLVGNKADVLPRSIKHPKIIQWMKQSAKENGLKPVDVHLMSASTGEGVMETADLIEQYRDGKDVYIVGCTNVGKSTFINRLIKEFGGEEDFLITTSNVPGTTLDMIDIPLDDGSSLFDTPGIINHHQMAHLVVKDDLKVITPRKEIKTKVFQLDEGQTLFFGGLARLDFAKGDSQSFVVHMSNELHIHRTKTEKADELYANHLGELLSPPKLKDVDKFPSLVKHEFKLTNDKTDIVFSGLGWVTVHGKGTIIRAYVPKGVQAGTRPSFY; encoded by the coding sequence ATGGGAGAACGAGAAGAAGAACGCAGAATGATGTGTGCCGGCTGTGGAATTTCGATTCAAACGACAGATAAAAATGCCCTTGGCTATACCCCGTCTCAAGCTCTTGAGCGAGATGTGGTTATTTGTCAACGTTGCTTTCGTTTGAAGCATTATAACGAAGTACAAGATGTACCTCTTAATGATGATGATTTCTTAAAAATACTCAATGAGATTGGATCAAAAGATGCGCTCATCGTCAAAATTGTTGATATTTTTGATTTTCATGGGAGTTGGTTACCGGGACTTCACCGCTTTGTAAATAATAGCCCTGTCTTATTAGTGGGAAATAAAGCGGATGTTCTTCCAAGGTCGATCAAGCATCCTAAAATTATACAGTGGATGAAGCAATCTGCAAAAGAGAACGGTTTGAAGCCGGTAGATGTTCATTTGATGAGTGCTTCAACAGGTGAAGGTGTCATGGAGACAGCTGACCTCATTGAGCAATATCGTGATGGTAAAGACGTATATATTGTCGGTTGTACGAACGTAGGGAAGTCGACGTTTATTAACAGATTGATAAAAGAGTTCGGAGGAGAAGAAGACTTTTTAATTACTACCTCCAATGTGCCTGGAACAACGTTAGACATGATCGACATACCTTTGGATGATGGGAGTTCGCTATTTGATACACCGGGGATTATCAACCATCATCAAATGGCTCATTTAGTTGTTAAAGATGACTTAAAGGTGATTACACCGCGTAAAGAAATTAAAACAAAGGTCTTCCAATTAGATGAGGGACAAACATTGTTTTTCGGGGGCCTTGCACGATTGGATTTTGCAAAAGGAGACAGTCAATCATTTGTGGTCCATATGTCAAATGAGTTACATATTCACCGGACGAAAACTGAAAAAGCCGACGAACTTTATGCTAATCATTTAGGGGAGCTCTTGAGCCCACCGAAATTGAAAGATGTTGACAAATTCCCTTCCCTCGTGAAGCATGAGTTTAAACTGACTAACGATAAAACGGATATTGTCTTTTCTGGTCTTGGCTGGGTAACAGTCCATGGAAAAGGAACGATTATCCGTGCCTATGTGCCAAAAGGAGTTCAAGCAGGTACGAGACCTTCCTTTTATTAG
- the aroE gene encoding shikimate dehydrogenase: MQLHMGVFGHPVSHSMSPCMHKAAYAHLNIKATYEAFEIAPNDLELAVKSIRTEQLTGVNITLPHKVAVIDYLDEISEEAKAIAAVNTVVHRDGRLVGYNTDGQGFLDSLIQESDESIQNKKVLLVGAGGAARSVAVSLARYGVEELAITNRTLGKAAEIAKICEPFQSINVYPRGLAQAGLTGFDIIINTTSIGMHPDMDRMPFSLETLKRGAVVCDLIYTPLKTRWLQEAEKKGAKTINGLGMFVNQGALAFELWTGQSAPRDIMRKAVVEELMKERGD, translated from the coding sequence GTGCAATTACATATGGGAGTGTTTGGACACCCAGTTTCTCACTCTATGTCGCCTTGTATGCATAAAGCGGCATATGCACATTTAAACATTAAGGCAACTTATGAAGCTTTTGAGATTGCACCTAATGATCTGGAACTGGCTGTCAAAAGTATCCGCACCGAACAGCTTACCGGAGTTAATATAACACTCCCTCATAAAGTCGCGGTAATCGACTATTTAGATGAAATTTCAGAAGAAGCCAAAGCGATTGCAGCTGTCAATACGGTCGTTCACCGGGACGGAAGATTGGTTGGTTATAATACAGATGGTCAAGGTTTTTTAGATTCACTCATACAAGAATCTGATGAAAGTATTCAGAATAAAAAAGTATTGCTAGTAGGTGCTGGCGGAGCTGCCCGAAGTGTTGCAGTGTCATTAGCCCGCTATGGTGTAGAAGAATTGGCTATTACGAATCGGACGCTTGGGAAAGCAGCTGAGATTGCGAAGATTTGTGAACCGTTTCAATCCATAAATGTTTATCCTCGGGGGTTAGCTCAAGCAGGTTTAACTGGGTTTGATATCATTATTAATACTACATCAATCGGGATGCACCCTGATATGGATCGGATGCCTTTTTCACTTGAAACCCTAAAGCGGGGCGCGGTTGTTTGTGACTTAATTTATACTCCATTAAAGACACGCTGGTTGCAAGAAGCAGAGAAAAAAGGAGCAAAAACAATTAATGGACTGGGTATGTTTGTTAATCAAGGAGCTCTTGCTTTTGAGCTTTGGACAGGTCAGTCTGCACCAAGAGATATTATGAGGAAAGCTGTAGTGGAAGAATTAATGAAGGAAAGAGGAGATTGA
- the yhbY gene encoding ribosome assembly RNA-binding protein YhbY, translating to MELTGSQKRFLRSKAHNIKPIFQVGKGGVNENLITQVGEALEVRELIKVSILQNCDEDKHDVAEALSNGAGAYVVQVIGSTIILYKESENQKTIDLP from the coding sequence ATGGAATTAACTGGAAGTCAGAAGCGTTTTTTGCGATCAAAGGCGCATAACATTAAACCGATCTTTCAAGTAGGTAAAGGTGGGGTCAACGAAAACTTAATTACCCAGGTAGGCGAGGCTCTGGAAGTGCGTGAACTAATTAAGGTAAGTATCCTTCAAAACTGTGATGAAGATAAACATGACGTAGCAGAAGCCCTTTCTAATGGAGCAGGGGCTTACGTTGTGCAAGTTATTGGAAGTACGATTATTTTATACAAAGAATCTGAGAACCAGAAAACAATCGACTTACCATAA
- a CDS encoding nicotinate-nucleotide adenylyltransferase, which yields MNKRIGILGGTFDPPHIGHAILAEEARINLGLDLIWWIPNRIPPHKKKMSQTTNTDRWEMVRRLCQGHPNFELNTIELEREGPSYTVDTIKKLKHNHPETSLFFILGGDSIDTLAEWKNIEEISEMVTFVGMKRPGYQAKTELDIMIHLLDSPKINVSSTLIREKIKTRTLNSFLLPKEVASYIKERHLYE from the coding sequence ATGAACAAACGAATTGGCATCCTCGGCGGAACGTTCGATCCCCCGCATATAGGACACGCCATTCTCGCTGAGGAAGCAAGGATTAACCTTGGGCTTGACCTTATTTGGTGGATTCCAAACCGGATTCCGCCCCACAAAAAGAAAATGAGCCAAACTACAAATACGGATCGATGGGAAATGGTACGAAGGCTTTGTCAAGGACACCCGAATTTTGAGCTAAATACGATAGAGCTGGAACGAGAAGGTCCTTCTTATACAGTGGATACTATTAAGAAATTGAAACATAACCACCCAGAGACTTCGTTGTTTTTTATCCTTGGTGGTGACAGCATTGATACGTTAGCAGAGTGGAAAAACATTGAGGAGATTTCGGAGATGGTGACGTTTGTCGGAATGAAACGTCCGGGTTATCAAGCGAAAACTGAGCTGGATATTATGATCCATTTACTGGATAGTCCGAAGATTAATGTTTCATCTACGTTAATTCGAGAAAAAATAAAAACGAGGACCCTTAACTCATTTTTATTACCCAAAGAAGTCGCATCCTACATCAAGGAGCGGCACTTATATGAATGA
- the yqeK gene encoding bis(5'-nucleosyl)-tetraphosphatase (symmetrical) YqeK: MNEAVAFEAVKKELKPARFDHTVRVVDTAQKLAEQYHAPVKQVRLAAILHDIAKYHPSEGMKTTIRNTDWITDEWTEFGEAVLHAPAGAIYVKNELGIDDEEILLAILYHTTGRAKMKLIEKIIFLADYIEPGRRFSGIEEVRKRAEVSLDDACFLALSNTVHFLAKKHQPIFPDTLYAYNDLVPINKRRN; encoded by the coding sequence ATGAATGAAGCAGTTGCATTTGAAGCTGTGAAGAAGGAACTAAAACCTGCACGGTTTGATCATACTGTCAGAGTAGTTGACACTGCACAGAAATTAGCTGAACAGTACCACGCTCCAGTGAAACAAGTGAGATTGGCTGCTATTTTACACGACATCGCTAAATACCATCCTTCTGAAGGCATGAAGACAACGATTCGTAATACGGACTGGATCACAGATGAATGGACGGAATTTGGAGAAGCGGTTTTACATGCTCCAGCAGGGGCGATTTATGTAAAAAATGAATTAGGTATAGATGACGAGGAGATTTTGCTTGCGATTTTATATCATACGACAGGTCGTGCAAAAATGAAGCTAATCGAAAAAATCATTTTTTTAGCCGACTACATTGAACCGGGAAGACGTTTCTCAGGTATCGAAGAAGTAAGAAAAAGAGCTGAAGTTTCGTTAGATGATGCTTGCTTTTTAGCTTTATCTAATACGGTTCATTTTCTTGCAAAAAAGCATCAGCCAATTTTTCCGGATACTCTGTACGCCTACAATGATCTTGTTCCAATAAATAAGAGGAGGAATTAA
- the rsfS gene encoding ribosome silencing factor: protein MKPNELLDLAVQAVDDKRAENIVALDMEGVSLMADFFVICHGNSEKQVEAIAHEVRDKAQEAGLEVKRMEGTDQSRWVLIDLDDVIVHVFHKEDRHYYNLEKLWADARDINLDAVLKL from the coding sequence ATGAAGCCAAATGAATTGTTAGACTTAGCGGTCCAAGCCGTAGATGATAAACGAGCAGAAAATATTGTTGCCCTTGATATGGAAGGGGTATCTCTTATGGCAGATTTCTTTGTCATTTGTCACGGAAATTCAGAAAAACAAGTAGAAGCAATTGCTCACGAAGTAAGGGATAAAGCCCAAGAGGCTGGTCTTGAAGTAAAGCGAATGGAAGGGACAGACCAGTCCCGTTGGGTACTTATCGATTTAGATGATGTAATCGTCCACGTTTTCCATAAAGAAGACCGACATTATTATAACCTTGAAAAACTTTGGGCTGATGCACGAGATATTAATCTGGATGCGGTTTTGAAGCTATAG